The following proteins are encoded in a genomic region of Qipengyuania oceanensis:
- a CDS encoding RNA polymerase sigma factor, whose protein sequence is MDETGGVIRLIPRKAKTLSTSFEQDLLALLPRLRRFAVGLCGNSADGDDLCQMSLERALANQTKWLEGTRLDSWMYRVMRNIWIDQVRAATRRRETFVHEDAGQSVGGDGAQEHTVELSMVDRAMQRLPEDQREAVLLVMVEGYAYKEAAEIVGCPVGTLNSRLVRGRDALLELLGEAE, encoded by the coding sequence ATGGATGAAACGGGCGGGGTCATCCGTTTAATCCCTCGGAAGGCAAAGACGCTGAGCACATCGTTCGAGCAGGACCTGCTGGCACTCTTGCCCCGGCTGCGACGTTTCGCGGTCGGGCTATGCGGGAACTCGGCTGACGGTGATGATCTTTGTCAGATGAGCCTTGAACGCGCGCTCGCCAACCAGACCAAGTGGTTGGAAGGTACGCGGCTCGATAGTTGGATGTATCGCGTGATGCGCAATATTTGGATCGACCAGGTCCGGGCGGCGACTCGCCGTCGCGAGACCTTCGTGCATGAAGACGCTGGCCAGTCGGTCGGTGGCGACGGCGCGCAAGAGCACACGGTCGAGCTGTCGATGGTCGATCGTGCCATGCAGAGACTGCCCGAGGACCAGCGCGAGGCGGTGCTGCTCGTGATGGTCGAAGGCTATGCCTACAAGGAGGCCGCCGAAATCGTCGGCTGCCCGGTGGGTACGCTTAATTCGCGCCTGGTGCGCGGGCGCGATGCGCTGCTCGAACTGCTGGGAGAGGCTGAATGA
- a CDS encoding S8 family serine peptidase — protein MTGEIDDPKQLVADLARDRLRTIDRLVRRNRHIIEPDSAGEPARRGELLVMDVDEEGLRRAQQDGFTVLSAEKVPGLGITVTRLATPKGASLAQSETALAKILPDAVVCADNLHFQSGQAGSPLVPLASAGLSGQGSLEVGMIDGAPGNAIPVFAARGFAKGAPFPSHHGSAVASLLLSAGVDKVRVADVYGTDSAGGNALAIAKGLGWLVSQGSDVVTISLVGPKNAVLERAVSAAQRKGAVVVAAVGNDGPAAPPAYPASYNGVVAVTAVDGKRRALIEAGRALHIDYAAPGADISGFNAKGKRISLRGTSFATPLVAARIASAGKGAWRKALDAEAIDLGERGPDSTFGRGLVCAACKGH, from the coding sequence GTGACCGGCGAGATCGATGATCCCAAGCAATTGGTCGCCGACCTCGCGCGGGATCGCCTGCGCACCATCGATCGCCTTGTCCGGCGCAATCGCCATATTATCGAACCGGATTCGGCGGGAGAACCCGCACGTCGGGGCGAGTTGCTGGTGATGGATGTCGACGAGGAGGGGCTTCGCCGGGCACAGCAGGACGGTTTCACCGTCCTTTCCGCTGAAAAAGTGCCCGGCTTGGGAATCACCGTGACCCGACTTGCTACCCCGAAGGGCGCGTCGTTGGCTCAGTCGGAAACCGCCCTAGCCAAAATACTCCCCGACGCTGTGGTCTGTGCTGACAATCTCCATTTCCAGTCCGGCCAGGCGGGCTCCCCGCTCGTTCCCCTCGCCAGCGCCGGACTTTCAGGGCAGGGTTCCCTCGAAGTTGGGATGATAGACGGCGCACCGGGCAACGCCATACCCGTGTTCGCTGCGCGCGGGTTCGCGAAAGGCGCCCCGTTTCCGAGCCATCACGGCAGCGCGGTCGCCTCGCTGCTTCTCTCAGCAGGTGTCGACAAGGTTCGGGTCGCCGATGTCTATGGCACCGACAGTGCGGGCGGAAACGCGTTGGCCATCGCCAAGGGGCTGGGATGGCTGGTCTCCCAAGGTAGCGATGTCGTTACCATCAGCCTAGTTGGCCCGAAGAATGCCGTCCTCGAGCGGGCTGTGTCGGCCGCGCAACGCAAGGGCGCGGTAGTCGTCGCAGCGGTCGGCAACGATGGACCGGCTGCGCCGCCCGCCTATCCAGCCAGCTATAACGGTGTCGTCGCGGTGACGGCAGTTGACGGAAAGCGACGCGCCCTGATCGAGGCGGGACGGGCCCTACATATAGATTATGCGGCCCCTGGAGCGGATATTTCTGGCTTCAATGCAAAGGGGAAGCGCATCTCGCTGCGCGGGACATCCTTCGCCACGCCCTTGGTTGCAGCGCGGATAGCGAGTGCAGGCAAGGGCGCATGGCGCAAGGCGCTCGACGCCGAGGCCATCGACCTCGGCGAGCGGGGGCCGGACAGCACATTCGGGCGTGGACTTGTCTGCGCTGCGTGCAAGGGGCACTAA
- a CDS encoding sensor histidine kinase: protein MTRNTDVLWDSTLEGVLATALDAVVVMTPNGSIARWNSVAETTFGWTANEAEGCSLGELIVPLEHRQAHQEGLSRVAAGGEPHVLNRRIEITALHRDGHEFPVELSITTASTTAGEVYVGFIRDISERRNAERKVEHEAATNRLMFEVASMAADSESLDEALRKALAAICEITTWPVGHAFTVPAGNQKILRSSGIWFELRPGIADKIRRRTDEIEFTRGVGLPGTILECGAARWVTDTAKEDNFVRKDCGFRGAFGFPLKSSGRIVAILEFFSESPAKPDPGMLLIVQALGEQVGRVFERLQTHDHEKLLLHELNHRMKNIIAVVQAIAQQTFRSAKDVGDAQNVLQGRLTAIANAQDLLISKNIEGASLQKLIEGSLAGSGVDQQKVSICGPEIPVSSRNAVTISLAVHEMCTNSMKYGAFSNADGRVAIEWGIEELQESFFFSWTETGGPPVAPPTRKGFGSSLIEKGLASDLGGLITLDYRPEGLVCRFTGPAPEAFSKTPVQR, encoded by the coding sequence ATGACACGCAACACCGATGTTCTGTGGGATTCGACCCTTGAGGGCGTGCTTGCCACTGCTCTTGACGCTGTTGTGGTCATGACGCCTAACGGGTCGATCGCGAGATGGAATAGCGTTGCGGAAACTACGTTCGGCTGGACAGCCAACGAGGCTGAAGGATGCAGTCTCGGTGAGTTAATTGTTCCCTTGGAACACCGACAGGCGCATCAAGAAGGACTGTCGCGGGTTGCGGCAGGTGGAGAGCCGCACGTCCTCAATCGCAGGATCGAAATTACCGCACTCCATCGGGATGGGCATGAGTTTCCGGTCGAACTCTCCATCACCACGGCTTCGACTACAGCGGGTGAGGTCTACGTCGGGTTCATCCGAGACATCTCAGAGCGTCGGAACGCCGAGAGGAAGGTCGAGCACGAAGCCGCCACGAATCGGCTTATGTTTGAAGTAGCCAGCATGGCTGCTGATTCAGAGTCATTGGACGAGGCTTTGCGAAAAGCGTTGGCTGCGATTTGCGAGATAACCACATGGCCTGTTGGGCACGCTTTCACCGTCCCAGCAGGCAATCAGAAGATCTTGCGCTCATCTGGCATTTGGTTTGAATTGCGGCCCGGTATCGCTGATAAAATCCGTCGACGCACAGACGAGATCGAGTTTACACGTGGAGTGGGTCTTCCCGGAACGATTCTGGAATGCGGAGCGGCGCGATGGGTCACGGACACGGCCAAAGAAGATAATTTCGTTCGCAAAGACTGCGGATTTAGAGGTGCTTTTGGTTTCCCCCTCAAGAGCAGCGGCCGTATTGTCGCTATACTTGAGTTTTTCTCAGAATCGCCCGCAAAGCCTGATCCCGGTATGTTGTTAATTGTACAAGCTCTCGGCGAGCAAGTTGGTCGTGTATTTGAACGTTTGCAGACGCACGATCACGAGAAGTTGTTGCTTCACGAATTGAACCACCGAATGAAAAACATCATTGCTGTCGTTCAAGCCATCGCCCAGCAGACTTTCAGGTCGGCAAAAGATGTTGGGGACGCGCAAAACGTCTTGCAGGGACGTTTAACAGCGATTGCAAACGCTCAAGACTTGTTGATTTCGAAAAACATTGAGGGTGCTTCACTTCAAAAATTGATTGAGGGCTCTCTTGCCGGTTCAGGCGTAGATCAACAGAAGGTGTCGATCTGCGGCCCAGAGATCCCGGTCTCCTCACGAAACGCGGTCACAATCTCCCTTGCGGTTCACGAAATGTGCACAAATTCAATGAAGTACGGAGCGTTTTCAAACGCAGATGGGCGGGTTGCGATCGAATGGGGTATTGAAGAATTGCAAGAAAGTTTCTTTTTCAGTTGGACAGAAACAGGCGGACCGCCAGTTGCTCCTCCTACGAGAAAGGGCTTCGGATCGAGCCTAATCGAAAAGGGCCTGGCATCGGATTTGGGTGGCTTAATCACGTTAGACTACCGTCCGGAGGGCTTGGTTTGTCGGTTCACAGGACCCGCTCCAGAGGCGTTTTCAAAAACGCCAGTGCAGCGGTGA
- a CDS encoding Crp/Fnr family transcriptional regulator yields MITELFLRGRLRHDLSGRERKALEATITRTLTLGPRQTLVKRGDRLEHSYYIVEGSMLRHLDDKRGERQLLGVNIPGDFVDLHGYAMKRLDHSVGTLERTVLAEFAHSSIKRLVDEFPHLGRAMWFSTLLDAAQHREWIFRLGRLNAEGRIAHLIAELIERLRLVSLYDGRYLSLPLLQRDYAEACGITAVHANRSFRNLKGRGILLPHGDGKLEILNELTLRKLGEFDGSYLYGEGELALDGLSDKERY; encoded by the coding sequence ATGATTACCGAGCTGTTTCTTCGCGGTCGATTGAGGCATGATTTGTCAGGTAGAGAGCGGAAAGCTTTGGAAGCGACTATCACTCGCACTCTTACGCTTGGACCCCGCCAGACGCTCGTTAAGCGTGGTGATCGTCTCGAACACAGCTATTACATTGTCGAAGGGTCGATGCTTCGTCACCTGGATGACAAGAGGGGCGAACGGCAGCTCTTAGGTGTCAACATCCCAGGCGATTTCGTGGATCTGCATGGTTATGCGATGAAAAGGCTCGACCACAGTGTCGGAACCCTCGAACGCACGGTGCTGGCCGAGTTCGCCCACAGCTCGATTAAGCGGCTGGTCGATGAATTTCCTCATCTTGGTCGCGCAATGTGGTTTTCTACACTACTCGACGCGGCCCAACACCGAGAGTGGATCTTTCGTCTCGGACGCCTGAATGCAGAGGGACGGATCGCTCACCTGATTGCTGAGTTAATCGAGCGGCTTCGGCTGGTGAGCCTGTACGACGGACGGTATCTATCTCTCCCGCTCCTGCAACGTGACTACGCCGAAGCATGCGGCATAACGGCCGTTCATGCGAACCGCAGTTTCAGAAATCTCAAGGGACGAGGGATCCTACTACCGCATGGTGACGGTAAGCTCGAAATTCTAAACGAGCTAACGCTTCGCAAGCTCGGAGAGTTCGATGGCAGCTATCTGTATGGCGAAGGCGAGCTCGCCCTAGACGGCCTGTCGGATAAGGAAAGATACTGA
- a CDS encoding urea carboxylase-associated family protein → MKRIEPRNGVAFKLARDDVLSVIDPEGGQVADLIAASANDPREIISNGRTFDYEETIALTAGSTLWSNRSNPMLLIEEDTVGRHDFLLTPCSSATFRHFYPDKPPHRGCFGNLAEALEPYGIHPDAIPVAFNIFMNVPVGPAGNLRVDPPTSNGGDYIRVRAKMDLIIGLTACSAYASNGGSFKPIDFQIEKGGRDA, encoded by the coding sequence ATGAAGCGCATCGAACCTCGGAACGGCGTGGCATTTAAGCTCGCTCGCGACGATGTTTTGTCCGTCATCGACCCCGAAGGTGGTCAGGTCGCAGATCTGATCGCCGCTTCGGCTAATGACCCGCGGGAGATTATCTCAAACGGGCGGACTTTCGATTACGAAGAAACCATTGCCCTGACGGCAGGGTCAACCCTGTGGTCCAATAGATCCAATCCAATGCTCTTGATTGAGGAGGACACGGTAGGGCGGCACGATTTCTTACTGACGCCATGCTCGAGCGCAACTTTTCGACATTTTTATCCAGACAAGCCTCCCCATCGTGGCTGCTTCGGGAATCTGGCAGAAGCTTTGGAGCCTTACGGAATCCATCCGGACGCGATACCGGTAGCTTTCAACATCTTCATGAACGTGCCTGTTGGCCCCGCCGGAAATTTGCGCGTGGACCCGCCCACAAGCAACGGGGGCGACTACATCCGGGTTCGCGCTAAAATGGACCTGATCATTGGCCTTACAGCTTGTTCAGCCTATGCCTCAAACGGAGGTTCATTCAAGCCAATTGATTTTCAGATCGAAAAAGGGGGACGTGATGCTTGA
- the gntA gene encoding guanitoxin biosynthesis heme-dependent pre-guanitoxin N-hydroxylase GntA, with the protein MKKADYTGFRPNQTDEATLILSLNEHVADYGFPCVGAKSALKRGNLEVQAAWQITSAWDDVAIHRNLMHWSWDYSRSPEGLRSFAVVFSGPLDLSERRFEQAMWERLASLADKDDWLGQQYNKQVSNDPADPHFSLSFGGQAYFVVGMHPHASRSARRTKYPTLVFNLHDQFERLREDGKYERMREVILERDEALDGCVNPMLARHGSCSEARQYSGRVVDDQWRCPLSNERHKP; encoded by the coding sequence ATGAAGAAGGCAGACTACACGGGCTTTCGCCCTAACCAGACAGACGAAGCTACTCTCATTTTAAGCCTCAACGAGCATGTCGCCGACTATGGTTTTCCCTGCGTGGGAGCCAAATCGGCACTGAAACGGGGGAATCTCGAAGTGCAAGCTGCATGGCAAATAACGAGTGCATGGGATGACGTCGCTATTCACCGCAATCTTATGCATTGGAGTTGGGATTATAGCCGCAGTCCAGAAGGGCTGCGAAGCTTTGCGGTGGTCTTTTCAGGTCCTCTCGATCTTAGCGAGCGAAGGTTTGAGCAGGCTATGTGGGAGCGTCTGGCGTCTTTAGCTGACAAAGATGATTGGCTCGGCCAGCAATACAATAAGCAAGTTAGCAACGATCCAGCAGATCCACATTTTTCACTTAGCTTTGGCGGTCAGGCCTATTTCGTCGTCGGCATGCATCCGCACGCTTCTCGGAGCGCCAGGCGGACCAAGTACCCAACGCTCGTCTTCAATCTGCATGACCAGTTCGAGCGTCTGCGGGAAGACGGGAAGTACGAGCGCATGCGGGAAGTTATACTCGAGCGCGACGAAGCGCTGGACGGTTGCGTTAATCCGATGTTGGCTCGCCACGGAAGCTGCAGCGAAGCTCGTCAGTACAGCGGTCGTGTCGTGGATGATCAATGGCGATGCCCGCTCAGCAATGAACGGCATAAGCCATGA
- a CDS encoding DUF421 domain-containing protein produces the protein MNDPADWFGSWNDLIDTAVGAVLFYVLIVVMVRLAGKRSTSQLNNFDWIINITVGSLAASGILLDTVPALRAAIAIAIITILQMILTWGVRNFEPVSRLVRARPTILTHKGAFLENAMRETRISEDEIRSILREHGMTDNNEANWVILETDGRMTVIPRKDISLNRADAMQGVEVLDDLSEQNVQTRDPAEG, from the coding sequence ATGAATGATCCCGCTGATTGGTTCGGGTCATGGAACGACCTGATTGACACCGCTGTAGGTGCAGTCCTGTTCTATGTTCTCATCGTGGTCATGGTGCGGCTAGCGGGCAAGCGATCGACCTCGCAGCTCAACAATTTTGACTGGATCATCAATATCACTGTCGGCAGCCTTGCCGCCTCGGGTATCCTTCTTGATACCGTGCCAGCTCTTCGTGCCGCCATCGCAATTGCTATCATTACAATTCTTCAGATGATTCTGACCTGGGGGGTGCGTAATTTTGAGCCAGTTTCGAGGCTGGTTCGGGCTCGACCTACAATTTTGACTCATAAGGGAGCATTTTTGGAGAATGCGATGCGCGAAACCCGTATCTCAGAAGACGAAATCCGATCGATTCTTCGCGAACACGGAATGACAGACAACAACGAAGCAAACTGGGTGATACTGGAAACCGATGGTCGGATGACGGTCATTCCACGGAAAGATATCAGCCTGAATCGCGCTGATGCCATGCAAGGCGTTGAGGTACTCGATGACCTTTCGGAACAGAATGTCCAGACCCGGGACCCTGCCGAAGGCTAA